The following are encoded together in the Fundulus heteroclitus isolate FHET01 unplaced genomic scaffold, MU-UCD_Fhet_4.1 scaffold_43, whole genome shotgun sequence genome:
- the LOC105921770 gene encoding G-protein coupled receptor 4-like: protein MTSIDKSLADIFKVTSWVDWITIGIGLPFTLVVLVAVFLQVKKNQGCPIFVINLLFSDLIQFCGRITFHSDKLLLIGLAILGFGLFASLGFMVCISLERYLVVAKPLWYRFRRNIKTYVVVCVVVWVLPVLFNLIVFPLDLKTVAIISSCVVVTPIPVFIFCLVGTIKALSGALSVPADEKRRITAIQVAVLLTYILLFPNFIVFTLSGFTSFTPQCIFYVCVSLSPLADTTLYLLSRKSFLDKFLASLCSCKTSDSQEMNTRDIEITTVANTETV, encoded by the exons ATGACATCAATTGATAAAAGTTTAGCTGATATATTTAAAGTGACTAGTTGGGTGGACTGGATTACCATTGGCATTGGACTTCCTTTCACTCTAGTAGTACTAGTTGCAGTTTTTCTACAG GTGAAAAAGAACCAGGGTTGCCCTATCTTCGTCATCAAtcttctgttttctgatctcATTCAGTTCTGTGGCAGAATTACATTTCATTCAGATAAGTTATTGTTAATTGGTTTGGCCATCCTTGGCTTTGGTCTATTTGCCAGTCTTGGATTCATGGTCTGTATCTCCCTGGAAAG GTATTTGGTTGTTGCCAAGCCACTGTGGTACAGATTCAGGAGAAACATCAAGACATATGTGGTGGTCTGTGTGGTGGTATGGGTTCTTCCTGTTCTTTTTAACCTAATCGTTTTTCCTTTGGATCTTAAGACAGTTGCCATCATCTCGTCATGTGTTGTCGTCACGCCCATCCCCGTCTTCATTTTCTGCTTGGTTGGGACTATTAAAGCTCTTTCTGGAGCCCTCAGTGTCCCAGCAGATGAAAAACGAAGAATTACAGCCATTCAGGTTGCAGTGCTGCTAACTTACATTCTGCTTTTTCCGAACTTCATAGTTTTTACCCTGTCAGGATTTACCAGTTTTACACCTCaatgtatattttatgtttgtgtgtctCTTAGTCCCCTTGCAGACACAACTTTGTATTTGTTAAGTCggaaaagcttcctggataagtTTCTGGCTTCACTCTGTTCTTGTAAAACATCTGACAGTCAGGAAATGAACACCAGGGATATTGAAATCACGACTGTGGCAAATACTGAGACTGTGTAG